The genomic segment GCTATATCACAAAGGTTTCCCTCGTTATCTTTTGCTCCTTCTCTTTTAATTCCCTCTAAACTCATTCCAACCTTTTTCATAACTTTTCCAGAACCTGAATTTTCAGTATGGTGACTGGCTTCTATTCTATTAAATCCAACACGCTCAAACAAAAAGTTTTTTACAGCAGTAAATGCTTCAGTCATAATTCCTTGATTCCAATAGTTCTTAAACATGCAATATCCAAACACTGCACATTCAATGTCACTATTTATATCGACGACATCGATAGTTCCTATTACTTGTTGGTTGTCTTTTAATTCTCTACACCAACGATAGCAATCCTCTTGTTCCAATTCTTTTTCCCAACTTGAGATGGCGTTTTTTGTATCTTCGATTCTTTTATGCGGCTTCCATGTTAAATATTTTGTTACTTCCTCATCACTTGCTCAGTTATGATACATATCTTCCGCATTTTCTATCGTAATCCTTTTCAAGACTAAACGATCTGTTTCTATTTGTTGTGTCCCTATGTTTTTCATATAATCATTCTCCCCCAGCATAATTTTTCTTTATACACATAATACCTGATATATTTATACTCTTCACTATTCTCATTAGAAAAATAAAGCTTTAGACTCATGATTTATGCTTGCGGCTGCAGTGAATTGAAATAGTTTGCTTACAAATGTAAAAAAAAAGAGAACTGCTATATATAAGCAATTCTCTCTGGATAATATAGAAATGGGCTCTTAGTTTTTTTGAAAATAGCCAATCAGAAAACAATATTATTTTCCAATAAGTTATTCTTTCTGTGGATGGAAATAAATTTACTTATAATCTACTCATTTTCCATTGTTGCTCCAATTACTTTGTTTCTCCCTTGATCTTTAGCCATGTATAAACAACGATCGGCTAGTCGAAAGAGTTTCTTCATATCTTTTTTTTGAGTAGAGGCAGCCAAACCAATCGATACAGTTATATAAATACCAGCTCCATTTTCTAATAAGAATTCTTTACTTGCTACACTAGCTCTGATTTTTTCAGCAGTCTTTTTTTTTTCAACATATGGCAGGTTGTTTAAAATTATACAGAATTCTTCTCCGCCAACACGATAGATCAGCTCATTGTCAGGAGCTCCAACTTGCAGGATTACTGCTAACTGTCGCAAGATAAAGTTTCCATTCGCATGTCCATAAGTATCATTGATCCATTTAAAATGATCAATATCCAACATCATAAAAGCAGTCGTAGCAATTGATTTATCCGCTTGAATCGTTTGCCATTTTTTATTAAATACTCTCATGTTGTACAATCCTGTCAAGTAATCCATTTGTGCTTGTTCTTGAATCTCTAAATACAAATGAAGGTTCTTTATCAAGTCTTCTACAAAAGCGGTCACTATAATCAC from the Carnobacterium inhibens subsp. inhibens DSM 13024 genome contains:
- a CDS encoding diguanylate cyclase, translating into MLSSVFLSVIANISILCTASYIFVKLIPKEKKYTLNLQKKLIMIGIASMTNFILMLFSVNLPKEAIIDFRHIILILLVYYFGPTVSIPTAFLISVLRLLLGVNPVSIRIALMYVVLGLLLPYICSKLTKRFNQFAVLSWLNVVCVSAITLNLFFFYDDILLSSLICFSLFILSSIVVIIVTAFVEDLIKNLHLYLEIQEQAQMDYLTGLYNMRVFNKKWQTIQADKSIATTAFMMLDIDHFKWINDTYGHANGNFILRQLAVILQVGAPDNELIYRVGGEEFCIILNNLPYVEKKKTAEKIRASVASKEFLLENGAGIYITVSIGLAASTQKKDMKKLFRLADRCLYMAKDQGRNKVIGATMENE